CTTTGACGATATTGAGCCGGATTACGTCATGCTTGACCCCATCAAGCTGACCTTCATCACGCCCGGCCTTGCGGAAGACGGCACAATGGCGGATACGGGCATTCCTGCTGCCATTGTCACCAACTACCTGATCCGGCACCGCGTGGTGTGCGAAAAAACCGACTATTATTCCTTTTTGCTGCTCAACTCCATCGGCACCACCAAGGCCAAGGAAGGGGCGCTCATCTCGGGCCTGCTCAAATTCAAACAGCTCTATGACGCCAATGCCCCGCTGAGCGTTGCCCTGCCTGATCTCTACGCCGCTTTTCCTGAAACATACAAGGGCGTTGGCCTCAGAGATCACAGCAACGCCATCCACAGGCACTTCCGCGAGCACAAGCTGCTGGACAAGATGCAGGCAGCCTTTCAGGGCATCCCCGATCAGGTCATGCGGCCTGCGGAGGCCTACCATGAAGTGGTGCGCCACAATGTGGAATATGTGGAACTGGCCGACCTGCGCGGGCGCGTTCCGGCTGTCATGATTGTGCCCTATCCGCCAGGCATTCCCGTCATGATGGGCGGCGAAATCATGAACGAGATTGCGGAACCCATATTTGCCTATCTTGAGGCGCGCCAGAACTTTGAAAATGCCTTTCCCGGTTATGAAAGCGACATCCACGGCGTAGAACGCATAGAACGCGACGGCAAAAAATACTTCAGTGTATTGTGCGTAAAAAAGTAACTACGCCCGCTGATTTTTGCCCCGAAACGCCGGGGAGCGTTTTTTAACCGCAGCAAAAAGGACAACAGCCATGACCACGCCCGGCACAAAGAAACTTGGCCTTTTCGCCTGCACCACTGTGGTGGCGGGCAATATGATGGGGTCTGGCATTGCTCTTTTGCCCGCCAACCTTGCGGGCATCGGCAGTATATCGGTCATTGGCTGGCTGGTGGCCATTCTGGGAGCCATGGGCCTGGCCTATGTGTTTGCCCGTCTGGGCATGGAAGACCCGCAGGAGGGCGGCCCCCTTGCCTATGCCAACGAGATCGGGCCGGAGCTGGGCTATCAGACGGGCCTGCTCTATTACCACGCCAACTGGATAGGCAATCTGGCCGTAGCCATAACTGGCGTGGATTATCTTTCGGTATTCTTTCCCGCGCTGGAGCATCCCCTGTGGGCAGGCTTCGCATCGCTGGCCCTCATCTGGATATTCACAGGCGTGAACATTCTGGGCGCGGCCTGGATAGGCAGGCTTGTTTCCATTGGAGTCGTCCTGCTGCTGATCCCCGTATTTATTACGGGCACTGTGGGCTGGCTGTATTTTGACCCTGCGGTGTTTTCCGCCAACTGGCTCGCCGGGGGCAAACCTGCGGGCAGCTCCGTCATGAGCGCCGTTGTGCTCTGCATCTGGAGCTTTATAGGAATTGAAAGCGCCTCGGTGAATACTGCGGTAGTAGAAAACCCCAAGCGCAACATTCCGCTTTCCACCCTCATTGGCACTGCTCTGGCCGGGCTTGTGTACATACTTTCCTGCACGGCCATATCGGGCATGTTTCCCGCAAAGCAGATGGCGGAATCCGGCGCGCCCTTTTCGCTGGCAATGGGGCATATCTGCGCAGGGCTGCCCCTGGCCCACCTGGTGCCGGACATGGTTTCGGCAGTGACCGCATTTGCCTGCCTGGCCTCACTGGGATCATGGATAATGCTTGTTTCCAACGCTGGCTGCCGCGCCGCGCAGGACGGCACCCTGCCGCCCATCTTTGGCAGAAAAAACGCCAAGGGTCAGCCCGTGGCAGGGCTGATTCTTTCAGCCTGCATGATGAGCGCCATGCTGCTTTTGATGATGATTGTCAGCCGCTCCGGCGACACTCAGGATTTGTTCAACAGCATTACCAGCGTGGCAGTGCTGCTGACGCTCCCGGCCTATTATTACTCTGCTCTGGCGCTGCTCAAGAGGTATGGCCTGCGCAACCGGGCCGCATGGCTCAAGGTTGCGGCATCGCTCGGCGCTTGCATGTTCTGCCTCATCGCCTTTTCCGGTGCAGAAAAAAGCGCCCTGTCCGGAGCTGTCATCGTCATGCTGGGCGCGTTCATTTTCTATGTGGGCAAACCGCGCCCCGCCCGTCAGGGATAACAAGCAAACAAAAACGGCCTTCTCCAGTTCAGGGGAAGGCCGTACTGTTTGTGCATCCGGCAATCTGGTCAGCTCAGGGATAAATCCTGGGCCCGGTTTGACGGGCTCAGGGTTTCAGTTGGCGCATGGAATCGGCCTTTCCCGCCACAACCAGCGAATCACCCTTGTGCAAAACCGTTGTTGCGGGCGGCACAAAAACAAAGGCGTTTTTTCCCGCCGGACGAATACCCATGACCATAACATTGAACTGCTGTATAAGGTTCAATTCTATCAGTGTTTTACCGTCCCACGCATCCACGCGCAGTTCCTGAATGGCAATGCCGCCGTACTTGGGGATAAGGTCGAGCATGCCGGGGTGGGTCAACTGGTGGGCCGCCATGACGGCAGCCTCGGTTTCCGGCACCATGGCACGGGTAACGTGCAGGCGTTGCAGAATTT
Above is a window of Desulfovibrio sp. DNA encoding:
- a CDS encoding amino acid permease, encoding MTTPGTKKLGLFACTTVVAGNMMGSGIALLPANLAGIGSISVIGWLVAILGAMGLAYVFARLGMEDPQEGGPLAYANEIGPELGYQTGLLYYHANWIGNLAVAITGVDYLSVFFPALEHPLWAGFASLALIWIFTGVNILGAAWIGRLVSIGVVLLLIPVFITGTVGWLYFDPAVFSANWLAGGKPAGSSVMSAVVLCIWSFIGIESASVNTAVVENPKRNIPLSTLIGTALAGLVYILSCTAISGMFPAKQMAESGAPFSLAMGHICAGLPLAHLVPDMVSAVTAFACLASLGSWIMLVSNAGCRAAQDGTLPPIFGRKNAKGQPVAGLILSACMMSAMLLLMMIVSRSGDTQDLFNSITSVAVLLTLPAYYYSALALLKRYGLRNRAAWLKVAASLGACMFCLIAFSGAEKSALSGAVIVMLGAFIFYVGKPRPARQG
- a CDS encoding TrkA family potassium uptake protein, with the protein product MAEKKLEIGVIGLGKFGLRMASTLVSLGHTVLGIDMSEARVQRAEEALDTVYKADATNIAVLRSLHVQDLDWVVISVGESVEQSLSITLNVQELNGPKIWVKASNEEHKKILQRLHVTRAMVPETEAAVMAAHQLTHPGMLDLIPKYGGIAIQELRVDAWDGKTLIELNLIQQFNVMVMGIRPAGKNAFVFVPPATTVLHKGDSLVVAGKADSMRQLKP